A segment of the Juglans regia cultivar Chandler chromosome 15, Walnut 2.0, whole genome shotgun sequence genome:
atttgtgaagatGAGGCCTTAATCatttagaaaaagtaaaaaaaaaatataaattcactaataattacttctttaactgtaaaaaaaatcatttctttaattattaagaaaataaaaaatatatataaataaacattatTTGGAAGTTgttctagcattttccttcccaAAAATCACAAGTACGGACAGCGCGGATTTACGTGTAGATTACGGTCAACACCTCTACAAAAACCCGTCTCTCGGTCTTGATCATTCGTTCTTTTCTTATACACACACAAAGACCGGACACACAAAGACCGGACCAGACTTCTGATTTTGAGATGGCGGAGCAGCTCACGGAGGAGCAGATCGCTGAGTTCAAAGAAGCTTTCAGCCTCTTCGATAAGGATGGCGAtggtcttctctctctctctctctctctctctctctccgtttcTTATCTCTTTCCATTTGCAAATCGAAGTCGTATTACAATACCAGAGGAGATCATGACTTACTTGGATCTTGTATATTTTCTTACGCTCTAGAACTTATTCCTTTTTTCTCCCTCCATCTCTCtttttagtttataattttccGGCTGTTTATTcgaagaaaaatgctactttcgCCGCTCAATTTGTGACctcattttgatatattatgtattttaatttttttaaaatttttttatttacttcatCGTTAAAGAAATGACTGTCgttgtatagatatttttttttatatttgttaaaaatattttaaaataataaaaaaatatggataaaaaaaataaaaaataaaaaataaactaatttggCCTAGCGGTCAAATGGTACTCACCGCTCTTATTTGAATGTATTGGACTCGTAGTCTTTGTTCTCTGACCATTGTTTATCATTCAACTCTCAtcttcatgtaatttttttcaattgtctTGCGAAGTTTCTTACCTCGAGGAAACGAAACTCACATCTGTCTGTGGCTACACCTTTAGAATTGGCTAATTTTTCCCCAGTGCTGTTACTCATCATTCAAATTATGATGTGTTCTTGTCTTTTTCTGGACTTGTTTTCTGTAAGAATCTAATTTTGTTAATCTGTATTGAAAACTTTTTAATCTTGCTTCATACTCATCACTCATTCTATACCACACACCATCACTTAAATgttaagattttatttgtaagatttaaattttaaaatttatcttccaaattaaattatttcagttgTGTGTAGTATAGAGGCTTTAGAATAACATTTTTGCTCATTCTTTTCCTACACATTTCCTAAAGACAATCTAAAATGTCATGTCTACAAAAATTATGAAACGGCTGCTACTTTTAATCTTGCTTTGTTTTTTAACGCCACCACATTTTGAAACGGCTGCTACTTTTTAGGCGACTTTTGAAGATTTCTATCATGTATTATAAAGTTGCTTCTTGACGGGGCTTTTCCTTGGGCGATTCAGTTTTAAAAAGCCAGAAGCTACTTTGCGTTTAGAAAAGagtatttcagttttttttttttaatcaattttgggAAGTAGCTTTTGCATTATAAATTGCTTTTAAGATGCAGCCCAAGCGTTGCCTTTTGGTTTTCAAGGGTGTTTCAGCTTTTAAATGGCTATTGAGAAGCAGCCGAAGTGTTGCTTCTTGGCTGGACTTTCCGAGTGTGTTTCATTTTAAAAAGCATAGCCGCTTCATAAAATTGGCCAATAGCTGAAACATCTTTTATTAACACGAAGTTATTTGGCTATTGAGAAACAGTCCAAGCATTGCTAAGGGTGATCtagtttagaaaagaaaatgctactCACATTTAGAAAtccaaatatttttatctttttcattaatttgtgaTGCCATttttaacccctaggggttggcttaagtggccttggtcttggtggtatgctccctccaagatccaagatttgaatcccatcgggtgcaaacaatctctaggggccatcaaaCTGAGAgattttttcccttaaattacCACATGAtacttgcaggaaactccttaCTAAGGGCCTGTgtacccccgggattagtcaggaAGTTGTTCccggacacccagtgccaattaaaaaaaaaaattgtgatgccATTTTTGAGAAGCAACCCTTTGTGAGGCTTTTGAAAAGCAGAAGCTGCTTGCATCAAATTTTCGTAAGCCAAAGATGGTTTAGATTTTCACCAATTTTCCTAAGCTACTTTGGAGGAGTAATCCAAGAATCAGAAACACTGGTTTTTGGTGGGCTTTTTCCATGGGTGCTTGAACATTTAAAAAGTAGAAGCTACTTGCAAATCTCCATGAGTAAACCAAGGACTTCTAGATTTTTGACAATTTTATAAAGCAGTCCAAGGTTTTACTCAGAGCTGCTGAGTTTTTTGCATTAGTTAAAAGCTGTACGCTTTACAAACTGGCCCCAAGGCTATTAGCCCACTGATGTTTTAGTATAGAACTTGAGACAAATCTTGCATCTATATAAACATGGAAATTCACCTGCTCTTGGTATAGGATATtgtttacttgtaaaaaaaaaaagaatattgttTATTGAGATGTTACGTTTTGCATTATAATCACTTGTTCCTGAGTGTCTACTGTTATACCAATAGTGAATGACCATAAGATTGCTGAAAATAACGGATGGGAGCATCTGCCgatttatataaaagaatatgtAGCGAGCCATTCCAAAAGGAGCACATGCAGGTCATTTGTGTTATAGTGTTGAGAATTGTGCAGATCCTTTTTGTCACAGGctctctatctttttctttttctttctttttttctggcCTTGGCATCGTGATTGTAAAATTCCCCAGATTTCTCTGAAACATAAAAGGCCTCGAATAGATTTGTGACAGTGGGATATAAGGTATTTCTTCTCCCTTGTTGGGTGATTTCTCTTATCTAACACCTAGCATTTGAGTTGAAAAATGACATAAACGATAATTTTAAAAGAGGAGACCTTGGTTCTGATGATTTGCTTCTGTAGGCTGCATTACAACAAAAGAGTTGGGAACAGTCATGAGATCTTTGGGGCAAAATCCTACTGAAGCTGAACTGCAGGATATGATCAGTGAAGTTGATGCTGATCAAAATGGCACCATTGATTTCGCTGAGTTTCTAAATTTGATGGCACGGAAAATGAAGGTCAGCCAATTctatttatgttaatgttatactGCTCATTTCAGAGACCACTTGACTCTTACTTTATGGTGCTTGCTACAATTTAATTCAGTTTCCCTTCCTGGGATGAGATTTCTGTGGTAAACTCACGATTGATGTCTTTCCAATCGATATGCtgcattttcatcttatttatcaTCTGTCCATGTTTTGGTCAGTTGGTTAGCTGTGACTGGGAATTTTCTCCATAACTATcttgtttgaaattttagagTGGAAATGTAGATGCGAtacttgtttctattttttatttatctgcCTATGCGTCAGACTATTGGTTGAAAATTACTTAGCTGATGCTAGATTTGTGAAATCCTATTAGTTTTATTCCTAAATAACGGCAACAACCTTTTATTGTCTGCTCAATTCAGCCCTTTATTTTGCTTTGCCATGCCAAACTCATTGAATATATGGAgctaaaaaaattcatattgtACTCTGCCCGCTTGGGCGTATTTTCTAgcacattttcttttccttatttttggATGTGAAAGAAATTTTTATTCGACTTTTTTCAAACTGTTGGTTTGTgtaattaaaaacatacatGGTTGTATTCACTTTCCTTTTCTCCTTCAAGGATACTGATTCTGAGGAAGAACTCAAAGAGGCTTTCAAGGTGTTCGATAAGGATCAGAATGGCTATATTTCTGCTGCAGAGGTAATTAAAACATATTGGCTTCTCTCTCTGATGCTGTTTTCAACGTTGTATGGAGGAGGATTAGACATGATTAAAACAATTTTCGATTTGCGGTGTAACTGCTCCCTTTCAGCTATTGGTTCTATACTGCTTTTGAGATCTGTTTTCTAACTTAAGTGTTAatggttttgtaatttttcagcTTCGACATGTAATGACAAATCTTGGAGAAAAGCTGACAGATGAAGAAGTGGATGAGATGATACGCGAAGCAGATACAGACGGCGATGGTCAGGTGAACTACGAGGAATTTGTGAGGATGATGCTTGCAAAGTGATATGAGACAAGGTATGGATATGAGACACAAGTAGTTAATGTAGGACTACTGGTGGTATCTTGTGTAAGACTTTGTTGTATTGGCCATAAAGTAGTCGTTGGCATTGACGCAGATTGGTCAACCGTTATTGCTTGAttgaatgtttgtttttctAATATGATTGTATCCATTTCACTCTGTGGCATGATTTCTTTGGTAATGCTTcgaaaaatcaagaaaagaacGAAAATCAGAATATTAATAGCACCATTGACTGGTGTTTGTGTTTCTCTGCAGAAGTTTGGTGCCTATGGTTGTTAGAAATAGGATACCATAAGCTAATGCTATATTCAATCCTTTTCTAGTAGTGTTTGTTGAGCAGAGTGTCCATAAACTCTGCTTTTGAACTCACTTTCTTACTGTCTCACGAAAATTCACATGACAAAGTTGCTCGTCTTTAAAGGAATCTGCTGCCCTGTTTGGAATTAGCTACTGAATTTTAATGGGTTTAAATTGTGTTGGCCTATTCCTATAAGATTTGCATTATTTGATTGCAATATATTGCACTTTCATGTACCGATCACAAAGACTAATGctatttattatcaattttactATCATTTTCTCACCATCAAGCggtattaaatgattgaaaatttgttatgtgtatatatatatatatcaatttgaaCCATTAATATGTTCATATTTGACCAATAAAATGGACAGATAATGAGAACAATGTGAATGacttcttaatttaatttaccgttcatagaatgtatttaggtgttttttgGCATACCTCGTGTACACGGGTTATctctatttcattttaatttataaaatttatctgttacttataaaaaaaaaaaagggcaggCAGGTAGGTCCACATGACCCTCACATGTCATTTTGTAACATAAAATTATGTAAGGGTCCTTATCATTCCCTATCAGTTCTAATAGCGCGCATTATGGCACCTAATTAGTCATTTTAAgccacttttttattttttatttccttttagaaAAAAGAGGCTGAGATAACTAGGATTCGATCCTAGATAATCGCATTGAAAGAGGGGGGGAATTAAATGTCATCATTGCTCCGGCATAGGTCAAggtgtttttatattttcttttgtttcaagaacatgcatgcataacaaATATTGAAACAAAAGAATATCATCACTATAAactatttagaaaaattaattctttaactCTTTTGAAGATTTTATTCATCCCATCTTTGAAAGACTTAAGAAGCTGCAATATTAATATCAAATGGTGTCACGCtcgaataatatatatatatatatatatatattatggaactagatttcattttatttaatgaattgaaattatagttgtgacttattaatacaagaaaaatctAGACTACAAGCCAAACTAACACAATCTGCTCTAGGACACCCCCACACATTTTTTTGTGATGGATATTATCTTAACTTTCAAAAAACTATCTCCTAACAGAGATGAACGCTTTGTAAAATAGAATTAAACGCCCCCTCTTCCAAAGAAGAGAAGTACTATCTTCATCCTCCCAAGAGAATGATTACTATCTTTCCGATTCCTCCCAAAGGAGGAACGAGACTCTCCTGCTATTGGACACCAAGTCcaatagtttatttctttttattattaagaaaacaaacaccaaaattaaaaatacatcaaaaataaaacactGAGGAAAAAACACTGCGCTTAGGGCTACATCTCATTCCTCTCCCGCCGCccccttattcttcttcttctttttttttttttttttgctgcttTCTCATGCGTTGCTTTCGCCCATGGCCCCCTCCCCCAACACCTCAACCGCCACTTGTTTCCTCCACCGGCTTCGAGTTGCCCCCTCCACCGCTCCTCGCTCACCCACTCGCTATCCATGCCCACCCTTTCCGGGTGGCTCCGATATGTTCAGGCAGAAACAAAGGACGCGCAGGCGGCCGACGCCACTTCTCCGATCTGCTCGGGCGAAACGAAACGCCGTGGGTTTGTTCCAGATCCGTGTTCTCCAGTAGCTGGTTTCCACTGTGGGATTGGGTGCATGCCGGATAGGGATCTGAATCCCATATAAGTGTTCCTCCATTATTAGAcctaaaaaaacacaacaaaaacaaaaccaaacacaaGCTTGacaaaagagaggaaaagaagtGTTTTTAACTGAGTGAAAGACTGGACAAGAGGGAGGTCAGGCTCCCACCCCCCTCAAGCTAGGTTCAGGATTGAAGTGTTTTTAGAGAGAAGTTAGAGCTTCTCTCTCTAAGATTTTTGGTTCTGGGTACTTGATCCTATCCTCACGCtccaataataattaatgttcTTCAAGAGTGTCAAAAACTGTTAAAACTTTAGAGTACTCttaatgtaaaattatgttaactatatttttcaaaacccctAACTTATTgtgtacgtgtgtgtatatatatattcatcttaTTCATTCGACGTTCATTGATCGAGCTTTATACATATCTAATTCTGTTATTGCTTGTCTATACAAGtattattcaatttaaaattgtgATCTTATAAACACGGAGAACTTGCATGGAAAAGTAACACAGAAGGCAACATTTAAATACTGTTTATGTATTATTCATGTCCGTGGCTTAAGCAATTTCTTCTATATCAATTAGCTATCGATTATCTTCCCCCTTGAAGATGTAACTCGATTCTCTTTCTCCCCTTTAGACAAAGGTTATGATGTCCTTTGAAAAAATAGCTATAATCATTTTACACTAATAAATgtcatttatcatatttagaACCATTTAAACCACAAATGCAAATTTGCTTCCTCTTTCTTCTTTGATGTTGTGCCAAGTAGAGGCTTTGGTGACTATAGTTGAATATCAAGGATTGTGTGATTGTGCCTgttttatattgtatttaatAGATTTAAGAGGGCAAGAAGCACTTCTAgacttaaaacttaaaagtacCTTTTGTTAGgtaaattttacaaaaagtaATTTTAGACCAAAACTTCAATTTGATACATTTTAAAAAGGGTAATAGgagaacttatatatatatggtgtgtGATTTTCAAGCATAttgaagcattttttttttaaattttaccaaACAAGCATAACAACTATCTATAAAAGCACTTcaaatattatatgtttattaaacttaaaacaacttttcaaaactAAAAGTTTCACAAAGTTTTAGTCTTTAGAGACAAAATTAGCATATAGAATTACCCAAAATGTAGTATTAGAGTAGATATCTAGTTCATGTTTCtttgaagagaaataatatttacaatcgtggAATGCGTAAGCATGCgcaatctttttataaaaagtgagtaaatacgaaaTTCACAcgaaaaaaaactaatttttttaatagtagactacagtactattttttaaaacgattacacggCGCTTGCATATTctatgactgtatgtagcattacttttCATTAAAACATACACGActactcttatatataataagccaTGACAATGTCTTTTCAATCACTTGTACAATGCATATTGTCTTGGATGCTTTCAATAAGTTAATGCTGCTAGCTAGTATagtaatgatatacatacatatatacatatatatatatatatatatatatatgtccaaaATGGTATTTTGCCCCATTTCACTCAGCCAAGTCTTTCAAATATTACAAGTCAATTATTGAACAAACAAAGTCAGATGTCTTCAACTCCATCATGGATAAATTTGACCTCATCATGACTAGTTGAAAAATAGCATTCCACGAGTAGTACATTttaagtgtgtatatatatatatatacatacataaatagaAAGACGGTTacgagaaatttaaaattcaaatcagaTTGAAatctccaaattaaaaaaaaaaaaaaatcctaatattttttatgaagtggCATTTTGAAAACCCTAATGGACACAAGTGTTTAATTAGCTAGCCCACCAAAAATACTCCGTCTAATTTCCTTCATGTCATATTGACTcgtctattatatatacaagacttatatatttttgggcTTGGAAACGTACTGTTTAAAATTgtggaaaagaaggaaaagaactAACACATAGCGCCTGCATCGATCTTAGAAGATGAGGAAAAGTTACATTAACCAAacatactaaattattactaagaaaacaaaaatgatggaTTAATTAAgaatacatgaataaaaattaaacaaaacatgAATATCTTACATTCAAATTGACACAAACTTTTTCACTATTAAAACTGATTATGGTAATCTACTTAATAAATTATTGTCGTTTTgataatttctcatctcatcatcacgAAGATAGGAAGaagataataatagatattttattttatttttatcaattttaacaGTCAGATCTAAGCCgaatgtgaaaattaaattgctattttaataatttgagagtgcaaattaacaaaaaaaaaaaaaggtaatattAATTTAAGGGTGAAAGTATATATATTCCCCTAAAatcaaatagaataaaataaaaataaaattattcacttAAACTTCTTTCCCACTAGTACGTCTGTCGACCCCGGAGGAGCACTAGTAGTTCTACTGGGTAAGGGATGAGGCATTGCCTGTAGATGCGGAAGACGAGGAGGAAGCGTTTTTGTGGTTATGCATCCACACTTTGAAGACCTGCCTGCTCACCCCAACTCCCCTGCAGAACCTCTCAATCTCATCGTCCAGATCCTTTCTCTGCAGTTTCCACTCCAACTTCTCTGCAAAAGCCAGCATCTTCTCCTTCTGATCCTGTGTAAACTTGGTCCTGAACCTCTTCTTGCTGAAGTTTCTCTCTGCAGCTTCACCCGACTCCACCATCACCGCCTGCCGTCCGCCGCCGGTGTAATCCATGAGCTCGGCCGTGGTTTCTGGGACTTCTCGGCCACCGCGGCTGCTATAGCTCGCTCCTCCTCCTCTCACATGGGTGGGTACGTACGTGACCTTCCGGTGGAAGTTGCGGTGACAGCCGCATGCTGCGCATTGTAGGCAGCCTGGAGAGGAGTCGTCGAGGGTGAACTCTCCACAGCCGTCTGTGGCATAGCTACCGAGGCTGGCTGCATGGTTTCTCAGACACTCTCTGTATACATCGTTTGCGTTCTCtgtctccatctccatctccatctccatctcactctctctgcgtctctctctctctctctctctctctgtattctCTTCTCTTGTTTTGATGCTATATAATGGGTGTACAGGAGGGCTTGAAATTACAATGATGCTCCTTTGTGGCTAGGATGTATGAAACCATGCCCACGCTTGTCGcttctttactctttttttttttgttttttttttctacatttgTGCTGTGTAACATCATGGTTGGTTCTTCTCACTAAGCCAAGTTGGAGTAAGTTTTACATCATGCCAAAGTCTTTTTACACTTTACACAGAACGGAACAATATTATTGCATCTAGGGCAGTTTTTTCTAGTCATGTGAAGGTAGACTCTTGACAAGCTATAGGACCATGCACttcattcttaattaatttgtataaatattatcaatGGTAATTAATTAACTCGATGTGGGATCGAAGGAGGATCTAAATATTAATCCCGTGccatattcttttatttctcatttggCTAGTTTTACAAATCTTTTATTGAAttagcactacaagaaaactgcttatttgtaatcagttatttttaaatgactattttctactaaaatgagtatgtttttgtcacaaataattattctcatcataaataatctgtCATAAATGTTCGTTTTTCTTTTAGTGTAGATTTGGGCTACTCGGTCTAGTTCATGTTGAAATTGGACTCATTAGACGTACAATATGTTATCTTTTGAGTTCTGTTATGTGACACTTGTATGTCACATGATATCGGCAAACGAATCAAATTCTAATAGAAATCAGACCCAAGCCAAACCCCAtgcatttttataatttgagagCTGCTACATAGCATCCACTGTAGTGGGTGCACACAATGCACTCACTACGTGGATGCTTATGGtccatgtaatttttttttttcaccagaCGGATTCTCCcgtctctctcatctcgacgctttctctctcatcagatctctctcatcctctctctctcctcgactttctctctcatctcgggctctctctctctcctcgactctctctctcatcgtttctctctctcatctccgctctctctctcatctcgagctctctctctcatctcggtctctctcatcgtcactctctctctctcatctcgggctctctctctctctcatctccgctctctctctctcatctcgagctctctctctcatctcggtctctctcatcgtctctctctctctctctcatctctcgctcgttctctctctcatctctgctctcgctctctctctcatctccgctttctctctctcgtctctcatctctgctctcgctctctctctctcgttctctctctcatctctgctctctctctctcgttttcccTCTCAAACATGTGTATATTT
Coding sequences within it:
- the LOC108993157 gene encoding calmodulin; the encoded protein is MAEQLTEEQIAEFKEAFSLFDKDGDGCITTKELGTVMRSLGQNPTEAELQDMISEVDADQNGTIDFAEFLNLMARKMKDTDSEEELKEAFKVFDKDQNGYISAAELRHVMTNLGEKLTDEEVDEMIREADTDGDGQVNYEEFVRMMLAK
- the LOC108993100 gene encoding zinc-finger homeodomain protein 11-like, encoding MEMEMEMETENANDVYRECLRNHAASLGSYATDGCGEFTLDDSSPGCLQCAACGCHRNFHRKVTYVPTHVRGGGASYSSRGGREVPETTAELMDYTGGGRQAVMVESGEAAERNFSKKRFRTKFTQDQKEKMLAFAEKLEWKLQRKDLDDEIERFCRGVGVSRQVFKVWMHNHKNASSSSSASTGNASSLTQ